One genomic segment of Acidobacteriota bacterium includes these proteins:
- a CDS encoding fused MFS/spermidine synthase produces the protein MTPPVFFGLIYLLFFLSGAAALVYQVVWVRSLTLIFGGSHLAVTAVLSIFMAGLAIGGYVLGRRVDRVEKPLRLYGYLEFGIAAGALAFAALMTVYPSLYVALARGRDEATFYLSAVRMLFAVVALIVPTILMGGTLPVVSRFVSRQPEQLRSHLSFLYGFNTLGAVLGALLAGFVFLRVYSVSTTLYIAVVTNVIIGVLSLVLQEKAAAISAPGLADAEPAAARAGSPPRGDEGREAPRRRSLELVLWGIGISGFCALGYEVLWTRVLTIAIGASVYGFTIILVAFLTGIALGSASYGAFVKVFRIGLPSTRTLVLWFGLTQVVIGATALLVTVYLRDIPANSIRVLNYFVETGLASFGARAWAHFALAFLYMVVPAFFMGVAFPIAGEALARHRRAVGRAVGEVLAYNTVGAILGAGVSGLVLMHLVGIERSLQVLTVVNIGLGLAVVASLLRPTWAPAAVGAASLAVVAFLALAPDVARVWDRNYFAIFRSNQPEAFRTPEMVREAVENTDVLYYAEGVESIVSVIRVKGGEKAFLTNGRVEASSHLQAQQVQYTLGHLPMLLHPGPKDVLVVGMGSGMTAGATAVHPSVERVTIVEIEKAVFGVARAFEEFNHGVLDHPKVRVVVNDGRNFLLTTDRTFDVITADPIHPWFRGAGYLYSSEYFRLAATRLRPGGVIAQWLPIYELTPKDLESVVRTFREHFAYTLMWLTHYDAEIVGSNSPFVIDEAELDRRIAEPDVASSLRRVMMGSATDLLSYFVMGTEGMKRFGWNGILNTDDYLYLEFSAPFSIATSAVMAANVEAIAAQRESLLPYLRPAPDEAAREAQRDRWNRQLAAGRLNDPALALFLGGRRGDPRFTQLLGRLDVEHPSFAPARFLSNEYQLAVALEPRLLQQATFTFVNENGITTAVELSAVLVPVSRTRASVMFVDNQARVVHGQVYLDDYDRDDLASRFASDVMGAVHVAYQKDAIAAFEGGQALPPADQTLRRIRAVIASKTQGVQQAS, from the coding sequence ATGACGCCCCCGGTCTTCTTCGGCCTGATCTACCTGCTGTTCTTCCTGTCGGGCGCGGCCGCGCTCGTCTACCAGGTGGTGTGGGTCCGGTCGCTGACGCTGATCTTCGGCGGCTCGCACCTCGCCGTGACCGCGGTCCTGTCCATCTTCATGGCCGGCCTGGCGATTGGCGGGTACGTGCTCGGGCGTCGCGTCGATCGAGTCGAGAAGCCGCTTCGCCTTTACGGCTACCTCGAGTTCGGGATCGCGGCGGGCGCTCTGGCCTTCGCCGCGCTGATGACGGTCTATCCGTCCCTTTACGTGGCGCTCGCGCGCGGGCGAGACGAGGCGACGTTCTATCTCTCGGCCGTGCGCATGCTGTTCGCCGTTGTCGCGCTGATCGTGCCGACGATCCTGATGGGCGGCACGCTGCCGGTCGTCTCGCGCTTCGTCTCACGCCAGCCGGAGCAGCTGCGCAGTCACCTCTCGTTCCTCTACGGGTTCAACACCCTCGGCGCGGTGCTCGGTGCACTGCTCGCCGGGTTCGTCTTCCTCCGGGTCTACTCGGTCAGCACGACGCTCTACATCGCCGTCGTCACCAACGTGATCATCGGGGTCCTCAGCCTCGTGCTGCAGGAGAAGGCGGCCGCGATCTCCGCCCCGGGCCTTGCCGACGCAGAGCCCGCCGCGGCCCGGGCAGGATCGCCACCCCGTGGAGACGAGGGGCGGGAAGCGCCGCGCCGGCGCTCGCTCGAGCTGGTGCTCTGGGGCATCGGGATCAGCGGCTTCTGCGCGCTGGGCTACGAGGTGCTCTGGACGCGGGTCCTCACGATCGCCATCGGCGCCAGCGTCTACGGCTTCACGATCATCCTCGTCGCCTTCCTGACCGGCATCGCGCTCGGCAGCGCCTCGTACGGTGCGTTCGTCAAGGTGTTCAGAATCGGGCTCCCGTCGACGCGCACGCTCGTGCTCTGGTTCGGGCTCACGCAGGTGGTCATCGGCGCGACCGCCCTGCTCGTCACGGTGTACCTCCGCGACATCCCGGCCAACTCCATCAGGGTGCTGAACTACTTCGTCGAAACGGGACTGGCATCGTTCGGCGCGCGCGCCTGGGCCCACTTCGCGCTCGCCTTCCTGTACATGGTCGTCCCGGCGTTCTTCATGGGCGTGGCGTTCCCGATCGCGGGCGAGGCCCTCGCACGGCATCGAAGGGCGGTGGGCCGGGCCGTCGGAGAGGTGCTCGCGTACAACACCGTCGGTGCCATTCTGGGCGCCGGCGTCAGCGGCCTCGTGCTGATGCACCTCGTCGGCATCGAGCGGTCGCTGCAGGTCCTGACCGTGGTCAACATCGGCCTGGGGCTGGCGGTGGTGGCCAGCCTGCTGCGGCCGACATGGGCGCCGGCCGCCGTCGGGGCCGCCAGTCTCGCCGTCGTCGCCTTCCTGGCGCTCGCCCCCGACGTCGCGCGTGTCTGGGATCGGAACTACTTCGCCATCTTCCGGAGCAACCAGCCCGAGGCCTTTCGCACGCCGGAGATGGTGCGCGAGGCCGTCGAGAACACCGACGTCCTGTACTACGCCGAGGGGGTCGAGTCGATCGTGAGCGTGATCCGGGTCAAGGGCGGCGAGAAGGCCTTCCTGACGAACGGACGCGTCGAGGCGTCGTCGCACCTGCAGGCCCAGCAGGTGCAGTACACGCTCGGTCACCTCCCGATGCTCCTGCACCCCGGGCCGAAGGACGTCCTCGTGGTCGGGATGGGCAGCGGGATGACGGCTGGCGCGACCGCGGTGCACCCGAGCGTCGAGCGCGTCACCATCGTGGAGATCGAGAAGGCGGTGTTCGGCGTGGCGCGGGCGTTCGAGGAGTTCAACCACGGGGTGCTCGATCACCCGAAGGTCCGCGTCGTCGTGAACGACGGGCGGAACTTCCTGCTGACCACCGACAGGACGTTCGACGTCATCACGGCAGACCCGATCCACCCGTGGTTTCGCGGCGCCGGGTACCTCTACTCGAGCGAGTACTTCAGGCTGGCGGCGACGCGCCTGCGTCCCGGCGGCGTCATCGCGCAGTGGCTGCCCATCTACGAGCTGACGCCGAAAGACCTCGAGTCGGTCGTCAGGACCTTCCGGGAGCACTTCGCCTACACGCTGATGTGGCTCACCCACTACGACGCGGAGATCGTCGGCAGCAACTCGCCCTTCGTCATCGACGAGGCGGAACTCGACCGGCGAATCGCCGAGCCGGACGTCGCCAGCAGCCTGCGACGCGTGATGATGGGCTCGGCCACCGACCTCCTGAGCTATTTCGTCATGGGCACCGAGGGCATGAAGCGCTTCGGGTGGAACGGCATCCTGAACACCGACGACTACCTCTATCTCGAGTTCTCGGCGCCGTTCTCGATTGCGACCTCGGCCGTGATGGCTGCCAACGTCGAGGCGATCGCCGCCCAGCGCGAGAGCCTCCTGCCCTACCTGAGACCCGCACCGGACGAGGCGGCGCGCGAGGCGCAGCGCGATCGGTGGAACCGCCAGCTCGCGGCCGGCCGGCTGAACGACCCGGCGCTCGCCCTGTTCCTCGGCGGCCGAAGGGGCGACCCGCGGTTCACGCAGCTGCTCGGTCGGCTCGATGTCGAGCACCCCTCGTTCGCTCCCGCGAGGTTCCTGAGCAACGAGTACCAGCTCGCGGTTGCCCTCGAGCCCAGACTCCTCCAGCAGGCCACCTTCACGTTCGTGAACGAGAACGGCATCACGACGGCCGTCGAACTGTCGGCCGTCCTCGTGCCGGTGAGCCGCACCCGGGCCTCGGTGATGTTCGTCGACAACCAGGCGCGGGTGGTGCACGGGCAGGTGTACCTCGACGACTACGACCGCGACGACCTGGCCAGCCGCTTCGCCAGCGACGTCATGGGGGCCGTCCACGTCGCGTACCAGAAGGACGCGATCGCCGCGTTCGAGGGCGGGCAGGCCCTGCCGCCTGCTGACCAGACCTTGCGAAGGATCCGGGCCGTCATCGCGTCGAAGACACAGGGCGTACAGCAGGCCTCGTAG
- a CDS encoding peptidyl-prolyl cis-trans isomerase — translation MTPRLLVATALCLVSIPAQVLLDAQKPVLPEREGRPVVAIVNDDWISLDELVAELSPSVDTKRLLEGRATVPEFETLERLITVRLIVQEAATMGLADLPEIRKQVDVASRQILRDVLMERAVKGVTPDEAAIEALARDMVREWKTSSLLFAEEEPARRLRDEVARGAAYEEVAARAVADGKARAEGDPGYHRRKDYLPPIAEAVAKLDVGQVSPVIRLEAGFVVVKVLDIRYPDVAAARPEARKTVVTRQQAAAFKAYEDALRAQYVVVHEDLLESLDYEAEKPGFAALLEDRRVIAEIKGASPVTVGDLTDYLRLQFFHGADRPGQGARLNSRKRLAFDATLGRRLLNREALRLGLDRTHAYVDRVNAFEDGLVFDAFVQRVIAPTSKLREEEIKAHYDAFVGEYAFPRMLKVRSLAFTSRAAAEDATEKLRAGTDFGWLATTARGQVDRAAPGLLSFDGRLITIGSVPEGVRKTLGEAQAGEVRLYASPEGHFYALAVQEVVEPTPRPYDEVKGTIAQKLYGERVQKGVEEHAGKLRALSKVEVYLKKVR, via the coding sequence ATGACACCACGTCTCCTCGTCGCGACCGCGCTCTGTCTCGTCTCGATTCCCGCGCAGGTCCTGCTGGATGCCCAGAAACCGGTGCTTCCCGAGCGTGAAGGCCGGCCGGTCGTCGCCATCGTCAACGACGACTGGATCTCGCTCGACGAGCTCGTCGCCGAGCTGTCCCCGTCGGTCGACACGAAACGCCTGCTCGAAGGCCGCGCCACGGTGCCAGAATTCGAGACGCTCGAGCGCCTGATCACCGTGAGGCTCATCGTCCAGGAGGCCGCCACGATGGGCCTCGCCGATCTGCCGGAAATCCGGAAGCAGGTCGACGTGGCGTCGCGCCAGATCCTGCGCGACGTGCTGATGGAGCGGGCCGTCAAGGGTGTCACGCCCGACGAGGCGGCCATCGAAGCGCTGGCCAGGGACATGGTCAGGGAGTGGAAGACGTCTTCGCTGCTGTTCGCCGAGGAGGAGCCGGCCCGGAGGCTGCGGGACGAGGTCGCCAGGGGGGCGGCCTACGAGGAGGTCGCCGCGCGGGCAGTGGCGGACGGGAAGGCGAGGGCCGAGGGCGACCCGGGCTACCACCGGCGCAAGGACTATCTGCCGCCGATTGCCGAGGCCGTCGCCAAACTCGACGTGGGGCAGGTCAGTCCGGTCATTCGCCTCGAGGCCGGGTTCGTCGTGGTGAAGGTGCTCGATATCCGTTACCCCGACGTCGCGGCGGCGCGGCCCGAGGCGCGGAAGACGGTCGTGACCCGCCAGCAGGCCGCGGCCTTCAAGGCCTACGAAGACGCCCTGCGGGCCCAGTACGTCGTCGTTCACGAGGACCTGCTCGAGAGCCTCGACTACGAGGCCGAGAAGCCCGGCTTCGCGGCCCTGCTCGAGGACCGACGGGTCATCGCCGAGATCAAGGGGGCGAGTCCCGTCACCGTCGGCGACCTGACCGACTACCTGCGCCTGCAGTTCTTCCACGGCGCCGACCGGCCGGGCCAGGGCGCGCGGCTGAACTCCCGCAAGCGTCTCGCGTTCGACGCGACGCTCGGGCGCCGGCTGCTGAACCGCGAAGCGCTCCGGCTCGGCCTCGACCGGACGCACGCGTACGTGGACCGGGTCAACGCCTTCGAAGACGGGCTGGTGTTCGATGCCTTCGTGCAGCGGGTGATCGCCCCCACGAGCAAGCTGAGGGAAGAAGAGATCAAGGCCCACTACGACGCGTTCGTCGGTGAGTACGCCTTTCCCCGCATGCTGAAGGTCCGCAGCCTGGCGTTCACCAGCCGGGCGGCGGCCGAGGACGCGACGGAGAAGCTGCGCGCGGGAACGGACTTCGGCTGGCTGGCGACCACCGCGCGGGGGCAGGTCGACAGGGCGGCGCCTGGACTGCTCTCGTTCGACGGGCGGCTGATCACGATCGGCAGCGTGCCGGAAGGCGTGCGGAAGACGCTCGGAGAGGCTCAGGCCGGTGAGGTCCGGTTGTACGCGAGTCCGGAAGGGCACTTCTATGCTCTTGCGGTGCAAGAGGTCGTCGAGCCGACCCCACGGCCGTACGACGAAGTGAAAGGGACCATCGCACAGAAGCTGTACGGCGAGAGGGTCCAGAAGGGCGTCGAGGAACACGCCGGCAAGCTGCGCGCCCTGTCCAAGGTCGAGGTCTACCTGAAGAAGGTGCGGTGA
- a CDS encoding cytochrome C codes for MSSRRPAIRALAWITVILVIVSFELSQGQERRRRTLGGGAPSAKQGLGSQDCLACHKAFADKYLGMKTVHPTVKQGQCDQCHLRHGLVTKLVLKREGNELCYTCHARDTIGLDKSHVHTAVRSGSCTSCHNPHASQANHLLKAEGGEACYQCHQRADYEKPVVHEVLRTAGCSTCHASHGADQPGLLVAEEKALCLGCHASDTAAFKTAHGSYPIETASCVGCHTPHSSTEAKLLKGSVHAPVAGGQCDTCHAAPTSEQPFEVTQPTGELCGTCHDAAGMAGTGKVQHLPFKEGECLTCHNPHASEHPTLLNSRGNVLCVTCHQDRGEPVPFAHQPVADERGCLSCHGAHSAEHAGLLTAGTDTLCATCHAATQEAAQKATVPHAPAAMTDCTACHDAHGSNVKGILKARADRVCYECHTDVQSRFVKTYTHQPVRDGACASCHEAHGSEQAKLLKATDSALCESCHAAMMKPLDGGARHGPFDAGMCLSCHDAHASNTQGMTTEPSGTLCAGCHADVKDALDTSRAKHHPAASGECTKCHNPHQTPLERLLLARSPDLCLGCHQDIKASLDKPHVHSPAASDCLGCHAPHASAELRLMLQPVRAVCADCHDVQTPAFSTAHLEIDPARIRCERCHDAHGSDDAKLFKENAHAPFALKSCLDCHIAPQGAPR; via the coding sequence ATGTCGTCGCGCAGGCCTGCCATCAGGGCGCTGGCGTGGATCACGGTGATCCTGGTCATCGTGAGCTTCGAGCTGTCACAAGGCCAGGAGCGCCGGAGGCGCACGCTCGGGGGGGGAGCGCCCAGCGCGAAGCAGGGGCTCGGGAGCCAGGATTGCCTCGCGTGCCACAAGGCGTTCGCGGACAAGTACCTCGGCATGAAGACGGTCCATCCCACGGTGAAGCAGGGCCAGTGCGACCAGTGCCACCTGCGCCACGGCCTGGTCACGAAGCTGGTGCTGAAGAGGGAGGGGAACGAGCTCTGCTACACCTGCCACGCCAGGGACACGATCGGCCTCGACAAGTCTCACGTGCACACGGCGGTCCGGAGCGGGAGCTGCACGAGCTGCCACAACCCGCACGCCTCCCAGGCGAACCATCTCCTGAAGGCGGAAGGCGGCGAGGCCTGCTACCAGTGCCACCAGCGCGCCGACTACGAGAAGCCCGTCGTGCACGAGGTGCTGCGGACGGCGGGGTGCTCGACGTGCCATGCCTCGCACGGGGCCGACCAGCCTGGCCTGCTCGTGGCCGAGGAGAAGGCCCTCTGTCTCGGGTGCCACGCCAGCGACACGGCGGCGTTCAAGACGGCGCACGGCAGCTATCCGATCGAGACGGCATCGTGCGTGGGCTGTCACACCCCGCACAGCTCGACCGAGGCCAAGCTGCTGAAGGGCAGCGTGCACGCGCCGGTCGCGGGGGGGCAGTGCGACACCTGCCACGCCGCGCCGACCTCGGAGCAGCCCTTCGAGGTGACGCAGCCGACAGGCGAGCTGTGCGGCACGTGCCACGACGCCGCCGGCATGGCGGGCACGGGCAAGGTGCAGCACCTGCCGTTCAAGGAAGGCGAGTGTCTCACCTGTCACAATCCTCACGCCTCCGAGCATCCGACGCTGCTCAATAGCCGGGGCAACGTGCTCTGCGTGACGTGCCATCAGGATAGGGGCGAGCCCGTTCCGTTCGCGCACCAGCCCGTTGCCGACGAGAGGGGCTGCCTCTCCTGCCACGGCGCCCATTCGGCCGAGCACGCCGGGTTGTTGACGGCCGGCACCGACACCCTCTGCGCGACCTGTCACGCTGCCACGCAGGAGGCGGCGCAGAAGGCGACGGTGCCGCACGCGCCGGCCGCCATGACCGATTGCACGGCCTGCCACGACGCGCACGGATCGAACGTCAAAGGCATCCTCAAGGCCAGGGCGGATCGTGTCTGTTACGAGTGCCACACCGACGTGCAGTCGCGCTTCGTCAAGACGTACACGCACCAGCCGGTGCGCGACGGCGCGTGCGCGTCGTGCCACGAGGCCCACGGCTCCGAGCAGGCCAAGCTGCTCAAGGCCACCGACTCCGCGCTCTGCGAGTCGTGTCACGCCGCGATGATGAAGCCCCTCGACGGCGGGGCCAGGCACGGGCCCTTCGACGCCGGCATGTGCCTGAGCTGCCACGATGCCCACGCGAGCAATACCCAGGGCATGACCACGGAGCCCTCCGGCACGTTGTGCGCCGGGTGCCACGCCGACGTCAAGGACGCGCTCGACACGTCGAGGGCGAAGCACCACCCGGCGGCGAGCGGCGAGTGCACGAAGTGCCACAACCCGCACCAGACCCCCCTCGAGCGCCTGCTGCTCGCGAGGAGCCCCGATCTCTGCCTGGGCTGCCACCAGGACATCAAGGCGAGCCTGGACAAGCCCCACGTGCACTCGCCGGCCGCCAGCGACTGCCTCGGCTGCCATGCGCCGCACGCGTCCGCGGAGCTGCGGCTGATGCTGCAGCCCGTGCGCGCCGTGTGCGCCGACTGCCACGACGTGCAGACGCCGGCCTTCAGCACCGCGCACCTCGAGATCGATCCCGCCCGCATCCGGTGCGAACGCTGCCACGACGCGCACGGATCGGACGATGCGAAGCTGTTCAAGGAGAACGCCCACGCGCCCTTCGCCCTGAAGTCCTGCCTCGATTGCCACATCGCGCCACAGGGCGCGCCGAGGTGA
- a CDS encoding cytochrome c3 family protein: MHARTKVSLLVALAVAIGGHSLARSQQDQNPYRLKEPNQQKLCLDCHADFEQTLQKRFVHTAVKDGQCSSCHNPHVASHGKLLSAEAGQMCESCHGSVVPGNAMSAHKIVADGQCSTCHDPHASDNPGILLARGNDLCLGCHADLGKAVAEARFKHHPVEQGCTTCHSPHASEQSVGLLKSAVPALCVSCHKPDTATFAARHMKYPVASASCTSCHDPHGSSQSALMLDNVHAPVATRMCAQCHEPPGSPTPFATRRVGYELCQGCHDDMVRTTLAQPRLHWPVVGADGCASCHNPHASKQANLLKTDTVALCRECHADTSRRIEGTAVKHAPVADGMCSACHSPHGASGVYLMDQPNIQLCGTCHDYQLHSSHPIGETAIDPRNANLHVDCLSCHNGHGTDAKYMLLAPTNVELCTPCHSKISR, translated from the coding sequence ATGCACGCGCGCACGAAGGTGTCGTTGCTCGTCGCCCTCGCCGTTGCCATCGGCGGGCACTCGCTGGCTCGCAGCCAGCAGGATCAGAACCCGTACCGGCTGAAGGAGCCCAACCAGCAGAAGCTCTGCCTCGACTGCCACGCCGACTTCGAACAGACGCTGCAGAAGCGCTTCGTGCACACCGCCGTCAAGGACGGGCAGTGCTCGAGCTGCCACAATCCGCACGTCGCGTCGCATGGCAAGCTGCTGTCGGCCGAGGCCGGGCAGATGTGCGAGTCGTGTCACGGCAGCGTCGTGCCCGGCAACGCCATGAGCGCCCACAAGATCGTGGCCGATGGGCAGTGCTCGACGTGCCACGATCCCCATGCCTCGGACAATCCCGGCATCCTGCTCGCGAGGGGCAACGACCTCTGTCTGGGCTGTCATGCCGATCTGGGGAAAGCGGTCGCGGAGGCCAGGTTCAAGCACCATCCCGTCGAACAGGGCTGCACGACCTGTCACAGTCCGCACGCGTCGGAGCAATCCGTCGGTCTGTTGAAGAGCGCCGTGCCGGCGCTCTGTGTGAGCTGCCACAAGCCCGATACCGCGACCTTCGCGGCGCGGCACATGAAGTACCCCGTCGCCTCCGCGTCGTGCACGTCGTGCCACGATCCCCACGGGTCGAGCCAGTCGGCGCTCATGCTCGACAACGTCCACGCTCCGGTTGCGACCCGCATGTGCGCCCAGTGCCACGAGCCGCCGGGGTCGCCGACGCCGTTTGCGACCAGGCGTGTCGGCTACGAGCTCTGCCAGGGGTGTCACGACGACATGGTGCGCACGACGCTGGCGCAGCCGCGCCTGCACTGGCCGGTGGTGGGCGCGGACGGCTGCGCGAGCTGCCACAATCCGCACGCGTCGAAGCAGGCCAATCTCCTCAAGACCGACACCGTGGCGCTCTGCCGCGAGTGCCATGCGGACACGTCGCGACGGATCGAGGGCACGGCCGTGAAGCACGCGCCGGTCGCCGACGGCATGTGCAGCGCCTGTCACTCGCCGCACGGCGCAAGCGGCGTGTACCTGATGGACCAGCCCAACATCCAGCTCTGCGGGACGTGCCACGACTATCAGCTCCACTCGTCGCACCCGATTGGCGAGACGGCCATCGACCCGAGAAACGCTAACCTGCACGTCGACTGTCTGAGCTGCCACAACGGGCACGGCACCGACGCCAAGTACATGCTGCTCGCGCCGACCAACGTGGAGCTGTGCACCCCGTGCCACTCGAAGATCTCGAGGTGA
- a CDS encoding NHL repeat-containing protein yields MKTVPLAALVATALVLGYPQATAAQGAKLRYLAAVYADDKGVGLHLPEGVACDDKGQVVVADTGNDRLLRFGFHDRTLTGGAEIRIAQLQSPTRVRLNSKGEIYALDGKARRVVHLSAAGEFKRVLSFDGAPPPSTIVPKSVDIGPADAIYVLDVFSARVLVLDAEGRFERALTAPAEAGFITDLAVDAVGNVLLLDSIRRRIHVAAADATSFSPLGGDFKDSLVTLPVSLATRAGLILVAEGSGGAIATIGQDGSFLARQLTKGWREGALNHPSQMCISGHDEAFVADRDNSRVQVFSLSR; encoded by the coding sequence ATGAAGACGGTGCCGCTCGCCGCGCTGGTCGCGACCGCTCTCGTCCTCGGATACCCACAGGCGACCGCCGCGCAGGGCGCCAAGCTCAGATACCTGGCCGCGGTGTACGCCGACGACAAGGGCGTCGGCCTGCACCTGCCCGAAGGGGTCGCGTGCGACGACAAGGGCCAGGTCGTCGTCGCCGACACGGGAAACGACCGCCTGCTTCGTTTCGGGTTCCACGACCGGACGCTCACCGGCGGCGCCGAGATCAGGATCGCGCAGCTTCAGTCGCCCACCAGGGTCCGGCTGAACTCGAAGGGTGAGATCTACGCCCTCGACGGCAAGGCGCGGCGCGTCGTCCACTTGAGTGCCGCAGGCGAGTTCAAGAGGGTGCTCTCGTTCGACGGGGCGCCGCCTCCTTCGACGATCGTGCCGAAGAGTGTCGACATCGGTCCCGCGGACGCGATCTACGTGCTCGACGTCTTCTCGGCGCGCGTCCTCGTCCTCGACGCCGAGGGGCGGTTCGAGCGGGCGCTCACCGCACCGGCCGAAGCGGGCTTCATCACCGATCTCGCGGTCGATGCCGTGGGCAACGTGCTGTTGCTCGACTCGATTCGCCGGCGGATCCACGTCGCGGCGGCAGATGCGACGTCGTTCTCCCCGCTCGGCGGCGACTTCAAGGACTCGCTGGTCACACTGCCCGTCTCCCTCGCGACCCGGGCGGGCCTCATCCTGGTGGCCGAGGGCAGCGGCGGCGCCATCGCCACCATCGGGCAGGACGGCTCGTTCCTGGCCAGGCAGCTGACGAAGGGCTGGAGGGAGGGAGCGCTCAACCATCCCTCCCAGATGTGCATCAGCGGCCACGACGAGGCGTTCGTCGCCGACCGCGACAACAGCCGGGTGCAGGTCTTCTCGCTGAGCCGCTGA
- a CDS encoding methyltransferase: protein MPASFAPGRVASAMLTTAVVLVLALAPPLVATSQVPAPDMSTLERRLAAAEAAADWAAALDAAVALAEMAEQAHVEALYRIARLQARLGQDDRALDSLERLSQAGLFDVGRVRVEDAFGALREQPRFKAAVQAIWLRGYLWLLERPERDAYQQPARVMETLAFRPGERVADIGAGSGYFTRRIARAVGPSSVVWALDIRREILEYLESRASQEGLANVRARVVAPDDPALPPGQVDTVVMVDTFHYVKDRASYARKLRAGLAPGGRVVIIDFVPKPPEERPWGPPPSQWMSREEVDAAMAAAGLVPVRVHEFLTEQFFVEYEVGEPAG from the coding sequence ATGCCCGCCTCGTTCGCCCCGGGTCGCGTCGCGTCCGCGATGCTCACCACCGCCGTCGTGCTCGTGCTCGCGCTCGCACCACCGCTTGTGGCCACCTCTCAGGTTCCTGCGCCAGACATGTCCACGCTCGAGCGCCGGTTGGCGGCGGCCGAGGCCGCGGCCGACTGGGCGGCGGCCCTCGATGCCGCCGTCGCGCTCGCCGAGATGGCCGAGCAGGCTCACGTGGAGGCGCTCTACCGGATCGCGCGACTCCAGGCCAGGCTCGGCCAGGACGATCGGGCGCTCGACTCGCTCGAACGGTTGTCGCAGGCCGGACTCTTCGACGTCGGACGGGTACGCGTCGAGGACGCGTTCGGCGCCCTGCGCGAGCAGCCTCGATTCAAGGCCGCCGTGCAGGCCATCTGGCTGAGGGGCTACTTGTGGCTGCTCGAGCGACCCGAGCGAGACGCCTATCAGCAGCCCGCGAGGGTGATGGAGACGCTGGCGTTTCGTCCGGGCGAGCGCGTGGCCGACATCGGCGCCGGTTCTGGCTACTTCACCCGTCGGATCGCGCGCGCGGTCGGCCCGTCGAGCGTGGTGTGGGCGCTCGACATCAGGCGGGAGATCCTCGAGTACCTCGAATCAAGGGCGTCACAGGAGGGGCTGGCCAACGTGCGTGCGCGCGTGGTGGCGCCAGACGATCCGGCGCTGCCGCCGGGGCAGGTCGACACCGTCGTGATGGTCGACACGTTCCACTACGTGAAGGACCGGGCGAGCTACGCGCGGAAGCTGCGCGCGGGCCTCGCGCCAGGCGGGCGGGTCGTCATCATCGATTTCGTTCCAAAGCCGCCCGAAGAGCGCCCCTGGGGCCCGCCACCCTCGCAGTGGATGTCGCGCGAGGAGGTTGACGCCGCCATGGCCGCCGCCGGGCTGGTGCCCGTCCGGGTGCACGAGTTCCTCACCGAGCAGTTCTTCGTGGAGTACGAAGTCGGTGAGCCGGCCGGCTGA
- a CDS encoding rubrerythrin, producing the protein MPQPIDFAALSLKDALDLAILIEEEARERYEEFVDQLELHHTAEAAEFFRHMAVNETKHGEELSARRRELFGEAPRAVTRAMLWDVEAPEYHQARVFMSARHAMEVALDAETKAHDFFAAALQHVTDLEVKALFEELRDEEIEHQRLVGQHLAKLPPDDGVNPDDFADEPVSQ; encoded by the coding sequence ATGCCACAACCCATCGACTTCGCAGCGCTCTCCCTGAAGGACGCGCTCGACCTCGCCATCCTGATCGAGGAGGAGGCACGCGAGCGCTACGAGGAGTTCGTCGACCAGTTGGAGCTGCACCACACGGCGGAAGCCGCCGAGTTCTTCCGCCACATGGCCGTCAACGAGACCAAGCACGGCGAGGAGCTGTCGGCGCGGCGTCGCGAGCTGTTCGGCGAGGCGCCCCGGGCCGTCACCCGCGCGATGCTGTGGGACGTCGAGGCGCCGGAGTACCACCAGGCGCGCGTGTTCATGTCGGCGCGCCACGCCATGGAGGTCGCGCTCGACGCCGAGACGAAGGCCCACGATTTCTTCGCGGCCGCCCTCCAGCACGTCACCGACCTCGAGGTGAAGGCGCTCTTCGAGGAGCTGCGCGACGAGGAGATCGAGCACCAGCGGCTGGTCGGCCAGCACCTGGCGAAGCTGCCGCCCGACGACGGCGTGAACCCGGACGACTTCGCCGACGAGCCGGTCAGCCAGTAG
- a CDS encoding transcriptional repressor, with amino-acid sequence MPGVATDPANLLRARGIQVTAQRLAVLRAVKGQPHTTADEVAEAVRAEIGAISLQSVYDALGVLVAEGLIRRIQPAGSPARFEDRVGDNHHHLICRLCGRVVDVDCAVGAAPCLTAVEDMGYEIDEAEVAYWGRCPDCVAQSRASGHANPPARRLRQLRRIASKEGPNDWSTGREERPQD; translated from the coding sequence ATGCCCGGCGTGGCGACCGACCCGGCCAACCTCCTTCGCGCGCGGGGCATTCAGGTGACGGCCCAGCGACTGGCCGTTCTGCGGGCGGTCAAGGGGCAGCCTCATACCACGGCGGACGAGGTGGCCGAGGCCGTCAGGGCCGAGATTGGGGCGATCTCGCTCCAGTCGGTCTACGACGCTCTCGGCGTGCTGGTCGCCGAGGGCCTCATCCGCCGCATCCAGCCCGCCGGGTCCCCGGCGCGCTTCGAGGATCGCGTCGGCGACAACCACCACCACCTGATCTGTCGACTCTGCGGCCGGGTCGTCGACGTCGACTGCGCGGTTGGCGCCGCCCCCTGCCTCACGGCGGTCGAGGACATGGGCTACGAGATCGATGAGGCCGAGGTCGCTTACTGGGGGCGCTGTCCGGATTGCGTGGCGCAGAGCCGAGCGTCAGGCCATGCCAACCCACCAGCACGCCGACTCCGGCAACTCCGCAGAATCGCGTCGAAGGAGGGCCCGAACGATTGGTCGACCGGCCGTGAGGAACGCCCCCAGGACTGA